The Flavobacterium sp. M31R6 nucleotide sequence AGCGATGAGTTAAGTTTTTTATAAGTTTTTTTTGCCGATTCGTATCCAATATCGAAAATTGCTTCCATTTTGGATTTGCTGGTTTCGAATGTACTATAGAGTGATAAAGCTTCGGGTTCTATCAACCAGTCGCAATGATCAAATTTATGTATGCTGGAATTGGCCGAGAATAGATCAAAAGCTCTAGCGGTTACCGATTTGATGGAAGTTAAATCTTTGGCTTCTATTTTTTGGATTGGACTAACATAAACGCCAATTAAAGTGTCGCATTTCTCTTTTAAAATATCGGTTGGAAAATGATTGAGAATACCTCCGTCACTATAAAGTTTTCCGTTAAATTCATAAGGAGACATTACTCCCGGAAATGATGATGAGGCTAAGATTGCATCTATTGTTTTGGTTTCGGGGCCAAATATTTTTGATTTTCCTTTAATCATATCGGTTGCGGTAATGTGAACAGGAATTTTAAGTTCAGACAAAGTAGTGTCTTTAAATATTTCATAGAAATATTCTTTGAATGACTCCGAATCAATTAGTCCAGCTTTGGAGAATGTAAAATGTTTCCAATGAAAAAAATATATGGATTTAAAGAATTCCAAAATAGCATCGGGCGATTTACCACTTCCGTATAAAGCAGCGACAATTGAACCAGCACTTGAACCTGCAATTTGGGTAGGAACGATATTTTTTTCTTCCAAAAATTTTAAAACGCCAGCATGCGCGATGCCTTTTGATCCACCGCCGGATAGTATTAAACCGATTGATTTTGATTTGCTGTCCATTTTATAAAAATATGCATTTTGTTTGTTACAAAGTGATTTTTATCACGTTTTTAAACAACGGGTATTGTTAATTTTGCTTCAAATAAATTTGTATAATGAAATGAGCATGTCGTCATTGGAAGTATACACCAATGAAGATGTGCCGTTTTATGAAACAAAGGGAAAAAGATTTAGTTATGAAAAGTTCAGTAGCGAAGGCTTTGTTTAATAGTTATACTTATCAAGAATACAAAAAAATCGTATCCGATTTGCTATCC carries:
- a CDS encoding patatin-like phospholipase family protein — encoded protein: MDSKSKSIGLILSGGGSKGIAHAGVLKFLEEKNIVPTQIAGSSAGSIVAALYGSGKSPDAILEFFKSIYFFHWKHFTFSKAGLIDSESFKEYFYEIFKDTTLSELKIPVHITATDMIKGKSKIFGPETKTIDAILASSSFPGVMSPYEFNGKLYSDGGILNHFPTDILKEKCDTLIGVYVSPIQKIEAKDLTSIKSVTARAFDLFSANSSIHKFDHCDWLIEPEALSLYSTFETSKSKMEAIFDIGYESAKKTYKKLNSSLDAKLISC